A DNA window from Anastrepha obliqua isolate idAnaObli1 chromosome 5, idAnaObli1_1.0, whole genome shotgun sequence contains the following coding sequences:
- the LOC129247767 gene encoding poly [ADP-ribose] polymerase tankyrase-1 isoform X1: MHSPINTFELNERLLTTVQTGNFHGVLDCLMEGARATIVSTICGRTAVGTAALVGDAEILELLIQSCEEPDLDIFNRNRSNSFGEMETECTPDGMDNLEWEDEFIENCNDCDQSGAEDVAQDAEDTSLYYYYAKTFERTGAIITRMNEPYAMSPTCGHQQDTHRVDALLMTPLHYAAACGHVECVRILISHGATLDAVNSDGYTPLHVGVAYAEVAHLLLKHGANPNLKTLNTGETPLHLAIRNHSSAVANIILQTNANINETDDIDQTPLMCAIITDLDSVAVTLIERGARINLQDKEGRSALYYAVLQNNVPLTIRLLQRGARRITSHYLLHHCVRHNMSDMAETLISHGDSLNVRNKDGVTPILLAILSQKTDMLELLLRVAAVQQSQGATIVDCVENELLIAVQYIDTVQDFKPIARILFAHSEGRWMSASFTSLSWSCYIPYCQTPLARAVMLNKFDIAEFLVKEGVDIYQVCRDHVVNNLRATSVAGCLEFAKLLVHADFKFPCLRPPFPNNWTTERRHFEMEMFRLCGTPLSLQSLARIVIRNQLISLLNSSVAVRQRYPTTKRESSLRRMINLLGIPKILQKYLFEFDDCASVMKNACNMDGGG, translated from the exons ATGCATTCACCTATAAACACTTTCGAACTAAACGAGCGGCTACTGACCACAGTACAGACGGGCAACTTTCATGGTGTGCTCGATTGTCTGATGGAGGGTGCCAGGGCAACCATTGTGTCCACTATTTGCGGACGCACAGCTGTTGGCACTGCGGCGCTGGTTGGTGATGCCGAGATTCTCGAGCTGTTAATACAATCCTGTGAAGAACCTGACTTGGATATATTTAACAGAA ACCGTTCAAACTCGTTTGGCGAAATGGAAACGGAGTGCACCCCAGATGGTATGGATAATCTAGAATGGGAGGATGAATTCATTGAAAATTGCAACGATTGTGATCAAAGTGGTGCAGAAGATGTCGCCCAGGATGCCGAGGACACTTCCCTCTACTACTATTATGCCAAAACGTTCGAACGTACCGGTGCCATTATCACCCGCATGAATGAGCCCTACGCAATGTCGCCTACTTGTGGCCACCAACAGGATACTCATCGGGTAGATGCTCTTCTGATGACACCTCTGCACTATGCGGCCGCATGTGGGCATGTGGAGTGTGTGCGTATACTGATTTCGCATGGCGCAACATTAGATGCAGTCAATAGTGATGGCTATACACCACTGCACGTGGGCGTGGCATATGCTGAAGTTGCGCACCTGCTTCTCAAACATGGTGCTAATCCGAATTTAAAAACACTCAACACGGGCGAGACACCTTTACACTTGGCCATAAGGAATCATTCTTCGGCAGTG GCCAATATTATATTGCAAACGAATGCGAATATCAACGAAACGGATGACATCGATCAGACGCCACTGATGTGCGCCATTATCACTGATCTGGATAGCGTTGCGGTCACACTTATCGAACGCGGCGCTCGCATCAATTTGCAGGACAAGGAGGGTCGCAGCGCTCTTTACTATGCCGTACTGCAGAACAACGTGCCACTTACCATACGATTGTTGCAGCGGGGCGCTCGCCGCATCACTTCCCATTACCTGCTGCATCATTGCGTGCGTCACAACATGTCCGACATGGCAGAGACGTTGATAAGTCACGGTGACAGCTTGAATGTGCGCAACAAAGATGGCGTTACGCCCATTCTACTTGCGATACTCAGCCAGAAGACCGACATGCTGGAGTTATTGTTGCGTGTGGCTGCCGTGCAGCAATCGCAAGGTGCTACAATAGTCGACTGTGTGGAAAATGAGCTACTCATTGCTGTGCAATACATCGACACCGTGCAGGATTTCAAACCGATCGCCCGCATACTGTTCGCCCACAGTGAAGGCAGGTGGATGTCGGCGTCGTTTACTTCCCTTTCATGGTCGTGTTACATTCCCTATTGTCAGACGCCGTTGGCACGTGCAGTTATGCTAAACAAATTCGATATCGctgagtttttggtcaaagaGGGAGTGGACATATATCAGGTGTGTCGCGATCATGTGGTGAATAATTTGCGCGCCACAAGTGTTGCGGGCTGTTTGGAATTCGCCAAGTTGTTGG ttcatgcTGATTTCAAATTCCCTTGCCTGCGCCCGCCATTCCCAAACAATTGGACCACCGAGCGTCGTCACTTCGAAATGGAAATGTTTCGCCTGTGTGGTACACCTCTATCCCTTCAATCGCTCGCTCGCATTGTGATAAGAAACCAACTTATAAGCCTACTTAATAGTTCGGTTGCTGTGAGGCAACGATATCCAACAACGAAGCGCGAGTCAAGTTTGAGGCGAATGATCAATTTATTGGGAATACCaaagattttacaaaaatacttaTTCGAGTTCGATGATTGCGCATCTGTGATGAAAAACGCTTGCAATATGGATGGTGGAGGTTAG
- the LOC129247767 gene encoding poly [ADP-ribose] polymerase tankyrase-1 isoform X2, with amino-acid sequence MLTCCTTSECWIFSDRSNSFGEMETECTPDGMDNLEWEDEFIENCNDCDQSGAEDVAQDAEDTSLYYYYAKTFERTGAIITRMNEPYAMSPTCGHQQDTHRVDALLMTPLHYAAACGHVECVRILISHGATLDAVNSDGYTPLHVGVAYAEVAHLLLKHGANPNLKTLNTGETPLHLAIRNHSSAVANIILQTNANINETDDIDQTPLMCAIITDLDSVAVTLIERGARINLQDKEGRSALYYAVLQNNVPLTIRLLQRGARRITSHYLLHHCVRHNMSDMAETLISHGDSLNVRNKDGVTPILLAILSQKTDMLELLLRVAAVQQSQGATIVDCVENELLIAVQYIDTVQDFKPIARILFAHSEGRWMSASFTSLSWSCYIPYCQTPLARAVMLNKFDIAEFLVKEGVDIYQVCRDHVVNNLRATSVAGCLEFAKLLVHADFKFPCLRPPFPNNWTTERRHFEMEMFRLCGTPLSLQSLARIVIRNQLISLLNSSVAVRQRYPTTKRESSLRRMINLLGIPKILQKYLFEFDDCASVMKNACNMDGGG; translated from the exons ACCGTTCAAACTCGTTTGGCGAAATGGAAACGGAGTGCACCCCAGATGGTATGGATAATCTAGAATGGGAGGATGAATTCATTGAAAATTGCAACGATTGTGATCAAAGTGGTGCAGAAGATGTCGCCCAGGATGCCGAGGACACTTCCCTCTACTACTATTATGCCAAAACGTTCGAACGTACCGGTGCCATTATCACCCGCATGAATGAGCCCTACGCAATGTCGCCTACTTGTGGCCACCAACAGGATACTCATCGGGTAGATGCTCTTCTGATGACACCTCTGCACTATGCGGCCGCATGTGGGCATGTGGAGTGTGTGCGTATACTGATTTCGCATGGCGCAACATTAGATGCAGTCAATAGTGATGGCTATACACCACTGCACGTGGGCGTGGCATATGCTGAAGTTGCGCACCTGCTTCTCAAACATGGTGCTAATCCGAATTTAAAAACACTCAACACGGGCGAGACACCTTTACACTTGGCCATAAGGAATCATTCTTCGGCAGTG GCCAATATTATATTGCAAACGAATGCGAATATCAACGAAACGGATGACATCGATCAGACGCCACTGATGTGCGCCATTATCACTGATCTGGATAGCGTTGCGGTCACACTTATCGAACGCGGCGCTCGCATCAATTTGCAGGACAAGGAGGGTCGCAGCGCTCTTTACTATGCCGTACTGCAGAACAACGTGCCACTTACCATACGATTGTTGCAGCGGGGCGCTCGCCGCATCACTTCCCATTACCTGCTGCATCATTGCGTGCGTCACAACATGTCCGACATGGCAGAGACGTTGATAAGTCACGGTGACAGCTTGAATGTGCGCAACAAAGATGGCGTTACGCCCATTCTACTTGCGATACTCAGCCAGAAGACCGACATGCTGGAGTTATTGTTGCGTGTGGCTGCCGTGCAGCAATCGCAAGGTGCTACAATAGTCGACTGTGTGGAAAATGAGCTACTCATTGCTGTGCAATACATCGACACCGTGCAGGATTTCAAACCGATCGCCCGCATACTGTTCGCCCACAGTGAAGGCAGGTGGATGTCGGCGTCGTTTACTTCCCTTTCATGGTCGTGTTACATTCCCTATTGTCAGACGCCGTTGGCACGTGCAGTTATGCTAAACAAATTCGATATCGctgagtttttggtcaaagaGGGAGTGGACATATATCAGGTGTGTCGCGATCATGTGGTGAATAATTTGCGCGCCACAAGTGTTGCGGGCTGTTTGGAATTCGCCAAGTTGTTGG ttcatgcTGATTTCAAATTCCCTTGCCTGCGCCCGCCATTCCCAAACAATTGGACCACCGAGCGTCGTCACTTCGAAATGGAAATGTTTCGCCTGTGTGGTACACCTCTATCCCTTCAATCGCTCGCTCGCATTGTGATAAGAAACCAACTTATAAGCCTACTTAATAGTTCGGTTGCTGTGAGGCAACGATATCCAACAACGAAGCGCGAGTCAAGTTTGAGGCGAATGATCAATTTATTGGGAATACCaaagattttacaaaaatacttaTTCGAGTTCGATGATTGCGCATCTGTGATGAAAAACGCTTGCAATATGGATGGTGGAGGTTAG